A stretch of DNA from Lotus japonicus ecotype B-129 chromosome 4, LjGifu_v1.2:
GTTTCGAGTTGCAAATCGCACTCTCAGGGTGCGTCGTCGACGCTGCTCCAAGGAGCGTCTGCGTCGCACCATGTAGAAGCATCTAACACGCACCCTGGGAGTGCGATTAATTCAGAACTTGTGTCGTGTATAGGGACCCTGACATGGAACATTGTTTGGGTGTTACATGTCGCATTCTCATGGTGCGTCTTAGACGCATCTTAAGGATGCGATTGAGAACAGTAAATGTTACATGTTACCAAAACAGAACAATTGGAGACTAAATTAAGGGAAAATTAATCACATCACAACATAACTTGTCTTTAAAACACAACCTACGTGAAAAGTAATTTGTCTTCAATACAATCATCCTTTAATTAATCCTAAAACACTAGACCTAACTAGTCTTCGAGGTAGATGCTTTTgcttttcctttcttctttttGTCAGGGCCACCACAACCATGAGGTGCAACTCCATTGTCACTGCcactgtcatcatcatcacctccATACTCCAAGTGCTGCATTATGATATCCCGCATACGCTGGTTTGCCTCGAGGATCCGCTGAGGGGTCTCACTAGGGTCAACTATGATATCACTCAACTCCCGTAATTGTTCGAGAACATCCTACAAGCAACAATGAAACAGAATCATAAATTGtaacataaacaaaatcaaactAGTCATTAAATTATTGATCCTTGCCACAAGAGTTACTGCCACAGGACCTCTTGTTTCAGGAGGGACCACAAAGCGGTGTGAGATTGTCTTGTACCACTCAAAGTAGCGAGGCGTTGTCGTTGGAGTGTCAGTATGTTGACCAGCCACGCAATGAGACATGTTCTCAAACCTCTCATCAATATCCTCAATAGGGGGAATGTTTGCCGGTGGTAAATTGGGTTGATCCTAGAGCATATGGAACTGCCTCAACACACGCTCTGGCAGATATGGCCGGATGATGCCTGAATGCCGAATCCACCCACTGTAAAGACACTCCTGCTGAAAGGGCCAATCCACTCTATGTCCGTCATATGGAGTCCATATAACATTGTTTTCCCTAAGGTCATCTAGGATTAGCCTCTTCGCATGCAGGTCCACAGTCCCCCTCTTGGTGACCCATTTGCAAGCTCGCGGGTCTTTCTCACTGTATTTCCTGTTCAGGTTTCTATCAAACAATGAAGCAGGGAAGTGCTCAAATATCCATGCCTGTAATCAAATAATCATACATCAAGATGAGATACCTTAAATTACGTTAATtacaatttaactaaaataagcGTTGTAGAATCATACCTGAAACAGATTTAAGTATCCTACAAGACTAGTAGTGTAGACCTTGGTGGCGTCCTCCAGCTGGTCATAAAGGAAAGCCAATGCCATGGCGCCCCATGCATACTCCCCAACCCTTTCCAAATCCATGAACATCCCCAAATATGCAACATTCACCTTGTTGTTTGTCTTCCCACAGAAAATCGTCATGCCCACCAAACGCAGCAAGAAGGCTCTAGCAGCTTTCTTGGTCTTTCCTTCCTTAGCCATGTTCTCAGCCACCTTCAACAACCATGTGTAACGAGCATAAGGTCTTAAGGACTTCCGGATCTCCTCTTCAGCATTTGCTTGTGTAACACCAAGCTGTTTATGCAATGCACTGGCTGCATCCTCACGAGTCAGGACTGGGAGAGTGAAGAATTTTCCCTTCACAGGAATGTGTAGCAAAGAACTAACATCATCCAGTGTGATGGTCATCTCCCCAAATGACATATGGAAAGAGGATGTCTCCGGCTGCCATCTCTCCACAAATGTTGTTAGCATGGTCTTGTCAACAGAGGGAAGGTTGCATGTCAACAAAGGCAATAGACCAGCAGCCTCAACCCTTCCCTTTACATAAGTCGAAAAGCATTTTTTCACATCGTTATGCTTCTTCTTATCATTCCCAAGCATAGCATTCCCATGGTGGTAGGTTTTCAAGACACCCCTATCAAGCACTTCAGCAGGTTTCTTGTAATGCTTCCACACCTCCAGCAAGGTATTGTCATAAGGCCCCCCGGAAAGaatatatcatcatcatcatcttcctcacctTGATCTGCTTGTGTATGCCCGCcatcctcttcatcctcctctgaaggtatgaaaaacggtagaaagggggggtttgaataacgttttcagaacaaaacttccaccttaaagattttgacaaatctttcgataacttaagtgctaaagataagagataaaaaggcacacaaggattttatcctggttcacttgat
This window harbors:
- the LOC130712925 gene encoding protein MAINTENANCE OF MERISTEMS-like, whose translation is MLGNDKKKHNDVKKCFSTYVKGRVEAAGLLPLLTCNLPSVDKTMLTTFVERWQPETSSFHMSFGEMTITLDDVSSLLHIPVKGKFFTLPVLTREDAASALHKQLGVTQANAEEEIRKSLRPYARYTWLLKVAENMAKEGKTKKAARAFLLRLVGMTIFCGKTNNKVNVAYLGMFMDLERVGEYAWGAMALAFLYDQLEDATKVYTTSLVGYLNLFQAWIFEHFPASLFDRNLNRKYSEKDPRACKWVTKRGTVDLHAKRLILDDLRENNVIWTPYDGHRVDWPFQQECLYSGWIRHSGIIRPYLPERVLRQFHML